A stretch of Mus caroli chromosome 5, CAROLI_EIJ_v1.1, whole genome shotgun sequence DNA encodes these proteins:
- the Lin54 gene encoding protein lin-54 homolog isoform X3, with translation MEVSFKQAPGHLCRSGAIMEVVPAEIAKKPRTPTSGPVITKLIFAKPINSKAVTGQTTQASPPVVTGRVLSQSTPGTPSKTITISESGVIGSTLNSTTQTPNKIAISPLKSPNKTVKSAVQTITVGGMSTSQFKTIIPLATAPNVQQIQVPGSKFHYVRLVTATTASSSAQPVSQSPSVNTQPLQQAKPVVVNTTPVRMSVPFVQAQAVKQVVPKPINSTSQIVTTSQPQQRLIMPATPLPQIQPNLTNLPPGTVLAPAPGTGNVGYAVLPAQYVTQLQQSSYVSIASNSNFTGTSGIQTQARLPFNGIIPSESTSRPRKPCNCTKSLCLKLYCDCFANGEFCNNCNCTNCYNNLEHENERQKAIKACLDRNPEAFKPKIGKGKEGESDRRHSKGCNCKRSGCLKNYCECYEAKIMCSSICKCIGCKNFEESPERKTLMHLADAAEVRVQQQTAAKTKLSSQISDLLTRPTPALNSAGGKLPFTFVTKEVAEATCNCLLAQAEQADKKGKSKAAAERMILEEFGRCLMSVINSAGKAKSDPCAMHC, from the exons ATTGCTAAGAAGCCTCGGACACCAACTTCGGGTCCAGTGATCACGAAGCTGATTTTTGCAAAACCAATAAATAGCAAAGCAGTTACGGGACAGACAACTCAAGCATCTCCACCCGTCGTCACAG GTAGGGTTCTTTCACAGTCTACTCCTGGAACTCCATCAAAGACCATAACAATATCAGAAAGTGGTGTTATTGGATCAACTTTAAATTCAACAACACAGACACCAAATAAGATAGCCATCTCACCTTTGAAGTCGCCAAAtaag ACAGTGAAATCGGCTGTGCAGACCATCACTGTGGGAGGAATGAGCACCTCACAGTTTAAGACCATCATCCCTCTGGCCACTGCTCCCAATGTCCAGCAGATTCAAGTGCCTGGAAGCAAGTTTCATTATGTCCGACTTGTTACTGCCACAACAGCCAGTAGCTCAGCCCAGCCAGTCAGTCAGAGCCCCAGTGTAAACACACAGCCTCTCCAGCAAG caaaaccagTGGTTGTTAATACCACCCCTGTACGGATGTCAGTTCCATTTGTCCAAGCTCAGGCCGTTAAGCAA gttgTTCCAAAACCAATCAATTCAACTTCACAAATTGTAACTACCAGCCAGCCCCAGCAGCGGCTCATCATGCCTGCCACACCACTGCCTCAGATCCAGCCCAACCTCACTAACCTGCCACCAGGCACTGTGCtggcaccagctccaggaacaggcAATGTGGGCTATGCAGTGCTTCCAGCTCAGTATGTTACTCAG TTACAGCAGTCTTCGTATGTGTCTATAGCGAGCAACTCTAATTTTACTGGAACATCTGGCATCCAGACACAGGCAAGGCTTCCATTCAATGG CATAATTCCATCAGAGTCTACCAGTCGGCCCAGAAAACCCTGTAACTGTACAAAATCACTTTGTTTGAAATT ATACTGTGATTGCTTTGCAAATGGTGAATTCTGCAACAACTGCAACTGTACCAATTGTTACAACAATTTAGAGCATGAGAATGAGAGACAAAAGGCAATCAAG GCATGCCTGGATAGAAATCCCGAAGCCTTCAAGCCAAAGATAGGCAAAGGAAAAGAGGGGGAGTCAGATCGGCGGCACAGCAAAGGCTGTAACTGCAAACGCTCGGGGTGTCTTAAAAACTACTGTGAGTGCTATGAG GCAAAAATAATGTGTTCTTCCATATGCAAATGCATCGGCTGTAAGAATTTTGAAGAAAGCCCAGAACGGAAGACATTGATGCACTTAGCAGATGCGGCTGAAGTAAGGGTCCAGCAGCAGACAGCAGCGAAGACCAAGCTGTCCTCTCAGATCTCAGACCTGCTTACAAGGCCAACCCCAGCTCTCAACAGTGCAGGAGGAAA ATTGCCATTTACGTTTGTAACTAAAGAAGTAGCTGAAGCCACGTGTAATTGCCTTCTTGCTCAGGCAGAGCAGGCAGACAAGAAGGGGAAATCAAAGGCGGCAGCAGAGCGGATGATACTTGAGGAATTTGGACGATGTTTGATGAGCGTCATCAACTCTGCAGGAAAAGCCAAAAGTGACCCCTGTGCCATGCACTGCTAA
- the Lin54 gene encoding protein lin-54 homolog isoform X4, which produces MEVVPAEIAKKPRTPTSGPVITKLIFAKPINSKAVTGQTTQASPPVVTGRVLSQSTPGTPSKTITISESGVIGSTLNSTTQTPNKIAISPLKSPNKTVKSAVQTITVGGMSTSQFKTIIPLATAPNVQQIQVPGSKFHYVRLVTATTASSSAQPVSQSPSVNTQPLQQAKPVVVNTTPVRMSVPFVQAQAVKQVVPKPINSTSQIVTTSQPQQRLIMPATPLPQIQPNLTNLPPGTVLAPAPGTGNVGYAVLPAQYVTQLQQSSYVSIASNSNFTGTSGIQTQARLPFNGIIPSESTSRPRKPCNCTKSLCLKLYCDCFANGEFCNNCNCTNCYNNLEHENERQKAIKACLDRNPEAFKPKIGKGKEGESDRRHSKGCNCKRSGCLKNYCECYEAKIMCSSICKCIGCKNFEESPERKTLMHLADAAEVRVQQQTAAKTKLSSQISDLLTRPTPALNSAGGKLPFTFVTKEVAEATCNCLLAQAEQADKKGKSKAAAERMILEEFGRCLMSVINSAGKAKSDPCAMHC; this is translated from the exons ATTGCTAAGAAGCCTCGGACACCAACTTCGGGTCCAGTGATCACGAAGCTGATTTTTGCAAAACCAATAAATAGCAAAGCAGTTACGGGACAGACAACTCAAGCATCTCCACCCGTCGTCACAG GTAGGGTTCTTTCACAGTCTACTCCTGGAACTCCATCAAAGACCATAACAATATCAGAAAGTGGTGTTATTGGATCAACTTTAAATTCAACAACACAGACACCAAATAAGATAGCCATCTCACCTTTGAAGTCGCCAAAtaag ACAGTGAAATCGGCTGTGCAGACCATCACTGTGGGAGGAATGAGCACCTCACAGTTTAAGACCATCATCCCTCTGGCCACTGCTCCCAATGTCCAGCAGATTCAAGTGCCTGGAAGCAAGTTTCATTATGTCCGACTTGTTACTGCCACAACAGCCAGTAGCTCAGCCCAGCCAGTCAGTCAGAGCCCCAGTGTAAACACACAGCCTCTCCAGCAAG caaaaccagTGGTTGTTAATACCACCCCTGTACGGATGTCAGTTCCATTTGTCCAAGCTCAGGCCGTTAAGCAA gttgTTCCAAAACCAATCAATTCAACTTCACAAATTGTAACTACCAGCCAGCCCCAGCAGCGGCTCATCATGCCTGCCACACCACTGCCTCAGATCCAGCCCAACCTCACTAACCTGCCACCAGGCACTGTGCtggcaccagctccaggaacaggcAATGTGGGCTATGCAGTGCTTCCAGCTCAGTATGTTACTCAG TTACAGCAGTCTTCGTATGTGTCTATAGCGAGCAACTCTAATTTTACTGGAACATCTGGCATCCAGACACAGGCAAGGCTTCCATTCAATGG CATAATTCCATCAGAGTCTACCAGTCGGCCCAGAAAACCCTGTAACTGTACAAAATCACTTTGTTTGAAATT ATACTGTGATTGCTTTGCAAATGGTGAATTCTGCAACAACTGCAACTGTACCAATTGTTACAACAATTTAGAGCATGAGAATGAGAGACAAAAGGCAATCAAG GCATGCCTGGATAGAAATCCCGAAGCCTTCAAGCCAAAGATAGGCAAAGGAAAAGAGGGGGAGTCAGATCGGCGGCACAGCAAAGGCTGTAACTGCAAACGCTCGGGGTGTCTTAAAAACTACTGTGAGTGCTATGAG GCAAAAATAATGTGTTCTTCCATATGCAAATGCATCGGCTGTAAGAATTTTGAAGAAAGCCCAGAACGGAAGACATTGATGCACTTAGCAGATGCGGCTGAAGTAAGGGTCCAGCAGCAGACAGCAGCGAAGACCAAGCTGTCCTCTCAGATCTCAGACCTGCTTACAAGGCCAACCCCAGCTCTCAACAGTGCAGGAGGAAA ATTGCCATTTACGTTTGTAACTAAAGAAGTAGCTGAAGCCACGTGTAATTGCCTTCTTGCTCAGGCAGAGCAGGCAGACAAGAAGGGGAAATCAAAGGCGGCAGCAGAGCGGATGATACTTGAGGAATTTGGACGATGTTTGATGAGCGTCATCAACTCTGCAGGAAAAGCCAAAAGTGACCCCTGTGCCATGCACTGCTAA